The window GCCGAATCCCAACTGATCGGCGGCGTCGCTCGAGCGGCGGGGAGCCGTCATGCGAAGCGCGCACCTCCCGGATCCGGATGCGCGCGCACCCAGGCCATGGCCGCGTCCGGACCCTTTCCGATCTCGGCGACCAGCGCACGGGCTTCATCGGGTGTGAGCGCAGCCAACCATTGGTTCGTCAGCCCCCGCTCCTCCGTCACTTCGCGCAGCGGGACGATGCCCTCGGGAACGGGTGGCGTGGGCTCGTCCTCGCGGGCCAGCTCGATCTCGGCGACCACCAGTCCCGTGAGCGCGCCGCTGAAGACGTCGATCTCCCAGCGCCCGAACACATAGCGGAGCTTGGTGAGCACGCCGGAGCCCGCGATCTCGAACAGACCCGCTGCGACCTCGGGCGGGATCGGCCACTCCACCTCGCGCCGAACCAGGCCCGAACCGGATTTCACCGTCATGAGGAAGGCGTCGTCCTTCTGACGGACCCGGATGGCGGGGCCCACCCGGGTCAGGTATCCCTGCCGAATGCGCTGGACCCGGTCCGCTGCAGTCAGGGTCTCGGGCGCGACGGGTCCGCAGAGGTAGCGTCGCTCGATCTCGTGCATCGGGCTTTTCCGGGCGAGGGAAGCTGCAAGGACCCGATCGAGTACCACGGGCGCCCGGGTTCGGTCCGCTACGGTTCGAGCTCGCGTCCCGGCGTGTAGCGCTTCACCAGCTGGGCAGCGATCTCCGGCTCCCGGAACGCCACCCGCTTGAGCTCGCCCCGCGCGAACAAGGCGGCCTGATCATCGAAGTGCGGCGATTCCTCGCGGCTGCTCTGCCCGTAGGCCAGCACCGAGTAGGCGCGCGGGAATTGCCCGAACTCCACCGCCAGCACCCACCCGTCCCCCCCACGCACCGAACGGAGGCCATCGGGATCATCGGCGAAGTTCAGGACGCGGAAGCAACCGAGGTCTCCGCCACAGCCGGCCACGGGAACATCCACCCCGCCGCGACGGACGCGGTGCACGTCGCCCCAGGCGACATCGTACGATCCCCAACGCCGCACCGCCTCCTCGACGGCCCACTCGAACGCCGCTACGGCCGTGCGCGGTGAGCCGATCCCGTGCGGCGTTCCGACCGGATCGCTCTCGGACCAGTTCACCCGGAAGACCGAGGCGGAGTCCGTGGTCGCCAGATATCGATGGAACCAGAGCTCGAACAGAGTGCCGCCTCTGCTATCGACCTCGGCGGTGTTGTTCCAATCCCGGAGCAGATCGGCGGCGGCCCGCGTCGAGGACGTCACGTCCGCCACCCGGATGGCGGCGATGAGATCCTCCTTCACGCGGTCAGCCAGCAACATGCGTGGCGAGTGCTTCAGGGTGATCACGTCGTCGAGCTCCAGGAGCTGGTCGCCCCCGACCAACTCGAGGCTGAGCTGGCTTCGCAGACGCAACTGCGGATCGGGCATGTTCTCGGGGAACGAGTCTCGCGGTAGCAGGGCCTCGAGGTTCGTGTAGTAGGGAGGGTCGTTCTCGTTCTGCACGTAGCCCCCGACCGGATTGCGGAGCTGGGGCAGCCGGTCGAAGCGGACCAGCTCGCTCCAGAGGTCGGCGCTCTGCGTGGCCAGCACCGGCTCGTCCCGCGTCCAGGGGTGCGGGAGGCGGGGCAGCTTGGCATTCCACACGTAGAAGATGTTCCCGCGCCGATCCGCATACGTGTAGTTGGAGGAGGAGATGCGCTGTTCGCGCATGGCCGCCAGCCACTCGTCCAGCGACCTCGCACGCATCATGTCCAGGAACTGCTCGCCGCGACGGAATTCGCCGTCGTCGGACGTGCGCATGACGTAGATGTCGTCCGCCGTCTCGTAGACCACCGGACCCAGGTGTGTGGTCCAGAACGTCCGCACCTCCGTTCCGATGCCTCCGCTGCTGGCGAAGCGCGCCGCGTCGTGGATCTCCACGGAGACCTCCTCGGAGCGCATCGGATAGGAAACGCCATCCAGGAGATAGTGGCGGGGGCCCTCTCGGTCCTTGCGAATGCGGTAGGTCTCGGAGAGATCCGGGTAGTTGTTGGTGGTGGTCCACCCGAGATCCTGGTTGAAGCCGCCGATGATCCCGAACAACCCTCCAATGCGGAAGTCGCCGTAGAAATCGAGTTGCCCGGGAACGGTGAGGTGGGCCTCGTAGTAGCCCGCATCCCAGGACAGGTGCGGGTTGCGGAGCAGGATGGCGCGTTGCGCCTTGGTGCGGCTCGGCCCGAACGCCCAGGCGTTCGAACCCACATCCTGGCCGAGCCAAGTCGATCCGGATTCCCGACTGCCCTCGGGACCGGGACCGGGATCGGAGCCACCGGCTCGCTCCTCCAGCGTACGCGCAAGTGCACGCGCTTCGCCCACATTGTGCCAGCCGATGTACAGCGCGTGGACGTCCACTGCGGTGAGCGGCGTGACCACCTGCGCTGGACGCTCGTCGGGGTGCAGCGCCCAGTAGTGCTCGATCCCGGCCGCGAAGCCCTCCATCATGGCGCGGGTGTCCGCGTTCAGGTGCCGGAAGGTGGTCTCGGCACGCGCGTACTGGCGCTTGTGCTGGAAATCGGACTCGACGTTTGCTGGAGTGCCTTCCAGCAGCGCCATGCGCCCGCGCGCGCGCACGAACGCTTCGAAGACCTCGGGCCCGTGATCCTCCGCCTCGGCGTAGGCCAGCCCGAAGGCCACGCCCCGCAGATCGGCGGCTCGGATGTGAGGAACGCCGTACCGGGTCCGGCGGATCTCGACCTGGTCCGCGCTGGCCCAGTCCTGTGCCACCAGCGGGGTTCCCCAGGAAAGAACTGTTGCCCCGAGAGCGCAGACCATCATCGCCTTCATCGCCATCTTCCTGCCGGGGGAAACCGGTCCGGGGGTCCGAGACCCACCGGTGAGGACGGTACCTTCAAGGATCGTGCGCGGACAACCTGAAGCGGCCTCGGGGGCGACCGGCCTTGCCGCCCCCGCACGGGGTCCTCCGCGGGCCCCGTGAGCCCCCTGCGACCACCTTTTCGCCTTCGGTGAACGGAGGAGCCAAACCCATGACCGAGAACGCCGCGCCCACGCTGGTCGCACTGACCGCCCACCCCGACGACGAGTCGCTGGGGATGGGCGGGACGCTGGCCCACTACGCGGCCGCCGGCGTGGAGGCTCACGTGGTCTGCGCGACGCGTGGGCAGGCGGGCCGCTACCGGGATGGGACCGACCATCCCGGCCCCGACGCGCTGGGCCGCATCCGCGAGGCCGAGCTGCGAGCGGCCGCCGACGTGCTGGGCGTCCGCTCGGTCACGGTCCTGGACCATCCCGACGGTGGGCTGGACCGCCAGGACCCGCACGCCGTGGTCGGTGATCTGGTGGCACACCTGCGGCGGCTCCGCCCCGACGTGGTCATCACCTTCGATCCCTTCGGCGCCTATGGGCATCCGGACCACATCGCCATCTGCCAGTTCGCCACCGCCGCGGTGGCCGCTGCCCACGACGCCGACGTGCCGGGAGGCACGCCCCACGCGGTTGCCAAGCTGTACTACATGGTGTGGCCCGCGCCCACCTGGGCCGCCTACCAGGCCACCTTCAAGAAGCTGGTCTCGCGGGTGGACGGCGTCGAGCGGCAGGCCGTGCCCTGGCCAGACTGGTCCATCACCACGTCCATCGAGACCGGCGATCAATGGGAAACCGTATGGAAGGCCGTGCGCTGCCACGAGTCGCAGATGCTCGCCTATGGCCCCCTGGGCAACCTCACCCCTGAACACCATCGTGGTCTCTGGGGCTCGCAACACTACTACCGGGCCCTGAGCCGGGTGAACGGTGGTCGGGTCCACGAGACGGATCTTTTCGCAGGCATCGAGGGTGCCGGGCCCGCTGCGGCCGGCGCCCCTTCAAGGAGCAATGCATGAAGCGAGTTTCCGCCGCCCACATGAGCGCTGACGAGTTTCGCAGCGCGGGTCACGCGCTGGTCGATCGGATCGCGGAGCTGTTCGAGACGCTGCCCTCCCGTCCGGTGACGCCCGGGTGGGACGCGACCGCAGCACGCCAGGTGATCGGAGCGCCGCGGCCACTCCCTGAGGCCGGCGCGCCCGCGGGCGAGCTCGTTCGCTCGGCGACGGAGAGCGTGATCGAGGGCTCGCTCTACAACGCTCACCCGCGCTTCTTCGGATACATCACCGCCGGATCCGCACCCGTCGGGGTGCTGGGCGAGCTGCTGGCGGCGGCGGTGAATCCGAACGTGGGAGGGCACGCCCTCTCACCGGTCGCCACCGAGATCGAAGTGGAGACGGTGCGCTGGATCGCCGAGCTGATCGGCTTTCCCCCAGGCGGGAGCGGCTTGCTCACCAGCGGCGGCAACATGGCCAACCTGACCGCATTCTGGGCCGCCCGCACACGCATGTTGGGAGCGGGGATCCGCACAAGCGGACTGAGGGGTGCGGCCCAGCCCCGGGTCTACGTTTCCGCAGAGACGCACACCTGGGTGCAAAAGGCAGCGGACCTGTCGGGCATGGGGACGGAGGCGGTGCGGTGGATCCCGACGGATGACAGCCTGCGCGTCGATCTCTCTGCCCTGCGCGCCGCGATCGCGCAGGACCGTGCGCGCGGGGATCTCCCCTTCATGATCGTGGGGACCGCCGGCAGTGTCAGCACCGGAGCCATCGATCCTCTGCCTGCTCTCGCCGAGCTGGCGAAGGAAGAGGGCCTGTGGTTTCACGTCGATGGCGCCTATGGTGCCTTCGCGGCAGCCCTCCCCGAGGCGGACGAGGACCTGTTGGGAATCCGGCTCGCCGATTCGGTGGCGCTCGATCCGCACAAGTGGTTGTACGCGCCCCTGGACGCGGGCTGCGTGCTGGTGCGGGACGTCCAGACGCTGCGCGACACCTACTCCTATCACCCGCCCTACTACCGC is drawn from Gemmatimonadota bacterium and contains these coding sequences:
- a CDS encoding penicillin acylase family protein, with translation MKAMMVCALGATVLSWGTPLVAQDWASADQVEIRRTRYGVPHIRAADLRGVAFGLAYAEAEDHGPEVFEAFVRARGRMALLEGTPANVESDFQHKRQYARAETTFRHLNADTRAMMEGFAAGIEHYWALHPDERPAQVVTPLTAVDVHALYIGWHNVGEARALARTLEERAGGSDPGPGPEGSRESGSTWLGQDVGSNAWAFGPSRTKAQRAILLRNPHLSWDAGYYEAHLTVPGQLDFYGDFRIGGLFGIIGGFNQDLGWTTTNNYPDLSETYRIRKDREGPRHYLLDGVSYPMRSEEVSVEIHDAARFASSGGIGTEVRTFWTTHLGPVVYETADDIYVMRTSDDGEFRRGEQFLDMMRARSLDEWLAAMREQRISSSNYTYADRRGNIFYVWNAKLPRLPHPWTRDEPVLATQSADLWSELVRFDRLPQLRNPVGGYVQNENDPPYYTNLEALLPRDSFPENMPDPQLRLRSQLSLELVGGDQLLELDDVITLKHSPRMLLADRVKEDLIAAIRVADVTSSTRAAADLLRDWNNTAEVDSRGGTLFELWFHRYLATTDSASVFRVNWSESDPVGTPHGIGSPRTAVAAFEWAVEEAVRRWGSYDVAWGDVHRVRRGGVDVPVAGCGGDLGCFRVLNFADDPDGLRSVRGGDGWVLAVEFGQFPRAYSVLAYGQSSREESPHFDDQAALFARGELKRVAFREPEIAAQLVKRYTPGRELEP
- a CDS encoding PIG-L family deacetylase; amino-acid sequence: MTENAAPTLVALTAHPDDESLGMGGTLAHYAAAGVEAHVVCATRGQAGRYRDGTDHPGPDALGRIREAELRAAADVLGVRSVTVLDHPDGGLDRQDPHAVVGDLVAHLRRLRPDVVITFDPFGAYGHPDHIAICQFATAAVAAAHDADVPGGTPHAVAKLYYMVWPAPTWAAYQATFKKLVSRVDGVERQAVPWPDWSITTSIETGDQWETVWKAVRCHESQMLAYGPLGNLTPEHHRGLWGSQHYYRALSRVNGGRVHETDLFAGIEGAGPAAAGAPSRSNA
- a CDS encoding adenylate cyclase; this encodes MHEIERRYLCGPVAPETLTAADRVQRIRQGYLTRVGPAIRVRQKDDAFLMTVKSGSGLVRREVEWPIPPEVAAGLFEIAGSGVLTKLRYVFGRWEIDVFSGALTGLVVAEIELAREDEPTPPVPEGIVPLREVTEERGLTNQWLAALTPDEARALVAEIGKGPDAAMAWVRAHPDPGGARFA
- a CDS encoding aminotransferase class V-fold PLP-dependent enzyme: MKRVSAAHMSADEFRSAGHALVDRIAELFETLPSRPVTPGWDATAARQVIGAPRPLPEAGAPAGELVRSATESVIEGSLYNAHPRFFGYITAGSAPVGVLGELLAAAVNPNVGGHALSPVATEIEVETVRWIAELIGFPPGGSGLLTSGGNMANLTAFWAARTRMLGAGIRTSGLRGAAQPRVYVSAETHTWVQKAADLSGMGTEAVRWIPTDDSLRVDLSALRAAIAQDRARGDLPFMIVGTAGSVSTGAIDPLPALAELAKEEGLWFHVDGAYGAFAAALPEADEDLLGIRLADSVALDPHKWLYAPLDAGCVLVRDVQTLRDTYSYHPPYYRFDPDTTNYVDLGPENSRRFRALKVWLQLQQMGREGVVECIAEDCALARTIHQQAGEHPDLETYTRSLSIATFRFVPPDLRTRLGEPDVEATLNELNEQILAAVNHDGRAFLSNAVVRGRFLLRACVVNFRTGTEDCQALVDEVARVGRNLWAEASVTLA